The sequence below is a genomic window from Flavobacterium lipolyticum.
ATAAACATCATATGCATGATATTCAACCAAAACTTCACCAATAAGTGAAACGGTTACATCAAAAACCGGATCGGCTACAATAGGTTTAGTTTTATTAGTGGCATGTGTAAAAAGAAAGGTAAAAAAAGAAAAAAGAACAACTAGAGTAGTTTTTTGCATGTATTATCCGTTTTTTGGGTTGTGGTATTTTTGAATTAAATTCTTTTAAAATTATATTAAATCTGCTAATTCTGTTCCTATTAAACTCCCGATTGCTACTCCCATACCACCTAAACGCACTCCACAAAACACGTTTTCAGACAATTGAGTAACAACAGGATTTTTACTGTTTCCTATTCCCATGATACCGCTCCAACGATGGGCGATTCGGAAATCCTGATTCGGTAAAATTACATTTTTAAGTAAATCCTCCAATTTATTTTGTACAATTTTCGTCTCCCCAAATTCAGTTGTTGTTTCGGTTTCAAAATCAAGATTTCTGCCACCGCCAAGTAAAATTCTATCGTTTATATTTCTAAAATAATAATACCCGCGATCCAGATGAAAAGTTCCTTTGATGGCTAAATTTGCAATGGGCTCTGTAATCAAAACCTGTGCTCTGGCAGGCCTTACCGCTCCTTTTGTCAACTGAGCTGCAAAACCGTTGGTGGCGAAAAGTACTTTTTTGGATTTAAAACTAAAATCATTCAACACCAGTTCAACCTCACTTCCTAAGTCAGAATAAGCAGTAAGAGTTTGCTGGTTGAGAATTAAAATATTCTCAGCAACAGCCTGTCTCAGCAATTCCTGCATCATGTTTCCGGTATCAATTTGTGCCTCAAAAGGATTAAAAATCAAATAATCGTGACTGCTTCCAAAACCAAACCGATCGAATTCTTTGGCAAAAACATCCGCTTTGAAAAGTGGTTTTAAAATTTCATTGACAAAAGGCAGCCTTGCCATACACTCCTCAAAATTTAAATCATCTTCTCTTAAAAACAATTCATATCCGCCATACGGTTTAAAATCTATTGCAGTATCGCCTAATCGTTTTCTCAACAGCTGCAAGCCCTTCCATCTTTTTTCTACAAGCCGTATCACTTCCTCTTCTGAATGTATTTTAAGATCTTCCATAATTTCAGAAAGACTTCCAAAACATGCAAAACCGGCATTTTTAGTACTGGCTCCTTGCGGCAGCATTCCTTTTTCTAAAATCAGAATTTTTGCGGCCGGAAATCTTTCGCGTAAGCGCAGTGCCGTGTGCAGTCCTACGATTCCGCTGCCAACAATAGTATAATCAACATTTGTAAACCAGTTTTTGAGCTCCCAGTAGCTTAGTTCCATCATAAAATAATAAATCACAATTAGTTAAAATCCAAATCACAATTTAGGAAATAAATTTAAACCGGAACTTTCATTTTTTAAAATTCCAAAACGCGTACTATTTTTTTTCAGCCACGAATTCACAAATTATTTTTGCTGATCCTTAAGAATAAAAATTCGGAAATTCGTGGCTGAAAAAACTTAGCCCATAAACTTTAACAATTTTTGGAATTTGGAATTTAGCTAATTTGGAATTTAATTGTTGTATTTTTAGTCCCACGAAAAATTAGAATTTTATTATGAAAAAAGTATTATTTACAACCTTAATAATGATGAGTTTAAACGCTATCGGACAGAATGTAATGTCCCCAGAGTTGTTATGGAAATTAGGAAGAGTGAGTGCACTCGGACTTTCAAAAGATGCAAAAAATGTTGTTTTTAAGGTTTCGACCCCTTCTATTGAAGAAAACAAATCGTCTTCTAAATTTTACATCATTCCTGTAGGTGGTGGAACTGCAACCGAAATTAAAGACACTAAAGAAGTTTTAGCAGACAAAAACGTTTCGCCTGACGGAAAATTTTTAGTGTACAACGAAGAGGTGAAACTGGAAAAAGTTTTAGGCAAAGATTTTTATCCAAAACTGGATAAATCTGATGCTCAAATTTATGACGGATTGGATTATCGTCATTGGGATACCTGGAATGAAGGTAAATTCAATCATGTTTTTTACAAAGAAAACAAAGAAGGTGCCGCTGGAATTGATATCCTGAAAGGTGAGAATTTTGATTCTCCGCAAAAACCTTTTGGTGGTGACGAAGATTACATCTGGTCCCCTGACGGAAAAAGCATTTTGTATGTGTGCAAGAAAAAAGCAGGAACACAATACGCAATTTCTACTAATACTGATATTTACGAGTATAATTTAGAAACTCAAAAAACAATAAACAGAACCGAAGGTAATTTAGGTTACGATACAGCGCCACAATTTTCCCCAACAGGAAACTTAACCTGGCTGCAAATGAAACGTGACGGTTATGAAGCGGATAAAAACGATCTTATTGTTGAATTTAAAGGGATCAAAACAAATTTAACGGCAAACTGGGATGGAACTGTAGATAATTTTATCTGGAGCAAAGATGGTAAAAATGTATACTTTGTAGCTCCGGTGGATGGTACAAAACAGCTTTTTACAGTTAACTTTCCGGGATTGACCAGAATCGCTATTCAGGTTCGTCAATTGACTAATGGAGATTTTGATGTGAATGATTTAGTAGGTTTTGCCGGTGATGATATTATTGTCACCCGAAATGACATGAATCACGCTCCGGAAATTTATTCTTTTAATTTGAAGAAAAACACCTGGAAACAAATCTCAAATGTAAATACAGAAACCTACAAAACAATAGCACCTAGCAAAACAGAAAAACGTTATGTAACTACTACAGACGGTAAAAAAATGTTGGTTTGGGTAATTTTACCTCCAAATTTTGATGCTTCTAAAAAATACCCAACCTTATTATTCTGTCAAGGTGGGCCACAAAGTGCTTTAACACAATCGTATTCTTTCCGTTGGAATTTCTCCTTAATGGCTGCAAAAGGTTATGTGGTAGTTGCACCAAACCGTCGCGGAATGCCGGGTCACGGTGTAGAATGGAACGAGCAGATTAGTAAAGATTGGGGCGGACAGGTTATGGATGACTACCTTTCGGCGATCGACGATGTTTCTAAAGAAAGCTATGTCGACAAATCCCGTTTAGGATGTGTAGGCGCAAGCTACGGAGGATATTCTGTGTTTTACCTAGCGGGTATTCACAAAAACCGTTTCAAAACTTTTATCGCTCACGATGGTGTTTTCAATACTGTGAGTATGTTAGGAACTACTGAAGAGGTTTTCTTTAACAACTGGGATTTTGGAGGTCCGTACTGGGAAAAAGACAATGCAGCAGCTCAAAAATCGTATACTGTTTTTAACCCTGCAACAATGGTTCAAAACTGGAACAGACCCATCTTAATTTTCCAGGGAGGAAAAGATTTCCGTGTACCAATCGGACAGGGACAAGAAGCTTTTCAGGCGGCACAATTAAGAGGACTTAAAAGCAGATTTGTGTATTTCCCTGATGAAAATCACTGGGTTTTACACCCGCAAAACGCTCAGGTTTGGCAAGGTGAATTCTTCAAATGGTTGAACGAGACGCTTTAAACCGTAGATTTTAAATTAAAAAATAGCCGTAGATTTTCAGAATCTGCGGCTATTTTATTTTCCGAGCCCTCTTAATTATGTAAAACATTAGCATTATTTTGTATTTCAAAAACCGAAATTTTAAATAAATTGCACTGATTTCCATTATAAGCATCCAAAAACCTATAACATTACCCCATGGAGAGTAAAAAAAGTTACATGCCGATAAAAGTACTCTTCAGTTATATTGCTCTACTGGGATTAGTGGTTACCGTAGGTTGGTTTTTGTATTCAGAAAATGTGGTTTACAATAAACTCGAAAGTAAGATTGCTTTTGAGAAAACTAAAATCTTAAAAGTAAGCAAACTGTTTTCTAACGTTTACAAGACCGAAAGTTTAGCCCGAAAAACCATCCAGACCAATTCTGAGGATGATTTCAAAAATTACCTTATCGAAACCGATTCTTTGAAATCCAGAATCGATACCTTAAAACAAATTGTTACCACACAATATCAAAAGACCCTGCTGGACAGTGTTACGTACCTGTTGTCGGAAAAGACAAAAAACATCAAACAGTTAAAAACCATAAAAAATAAAGCCGACGATGAAGTCTCAGTAAATACGGCAATTGATGAAATCACCAAAATGGAGTTTAAACTCCGTAAATTAGAACTTCAGGATTTCAACAAGAATCCGAATCAATTAGGGAGTTATCAGCGCAATGTACTTCAAAAATATGTGGATTATCTCAATCAGAATATCCCTGACGACAGTACAAACACCCTGAGCAAACAAGCCTCGGATTCCATCTTGGCCAATTCGAAGAAACTCTTAAGCAATGTAAAACTGAAAGCTGAAAAGAAAAAAGAATCACTAAACTTCGAAGAAAACAAACTATTAAAAAATGAAATCGCGATTTCAGAACAGCTACGAAAAGTACTTCGAATTATCGAAAGAGAAATCATCATCAACTCGATAAAAAACAATTCTTTAAAAGAAAAATCGCTTAAAAAAGTGAATGATATTGTTACGGCTTCGGCTATTATTGGTTTGGTGCTTACTTTATTTTTCTCGATTCTAATTGTGAGTGATTACTCTAAATCGCAGGTTTATAAAAAGAAGCTGGAGATTGCAAATTTTAAAACAAAAAACTTACTGAAAAGCCGCGAACAGCTCATTTCTACGGTGAGTCACGATTTAAAAACCCCTTTAAGTACAATTGTAGGATATTCAGAATTGCTGGGTAATTCTGAGGTAAATTCCAAGCAGTCTTATTTCATCAAAAACATTAAAAATTCTTCTGAATACATTACACAGCTGGTTCAGGACTTATTGGACTTTTCTCAAATCGAGGCTGGAAAAATCACCATTGAGAAGGTCCCATTTTTATTGCCGGAAATAATTGATGGAGTAGCCAAGAGTATTCAAACCGTGTACAAACAAAAGAACATCGACCTTATTATTAACGTCGATGAAAAATTGAATGCCCGAATTGTTGGAGATCCCTTTAGACTAAAACAAATTTTAAGTAACATCATTGGAAATGCCTATAAATTTACCGAAGAAGGCTTCATAAAAATAAGCGCTTACACCACAGAAAATAATGATTTTTTTGTTGTTTCTATTCAAGATTCAGGAATTGGAATCGAAAAAGGGAATCAGAAATTAGTTTTCGAAGAATTTGCTCAGGCGAATGAGGGAATCGAAAAAAAATATGGTGGAACCGGCTTGGGATTATCCATTTGTCAAAAAATAATTTCGATTTTAGGCGGAAGCTTAAGTCTCGAAAGTACTTTTGGAAAAGGAAGTACTTTTCAAATTCAACTTCCCCTATTGTTCGATAACAGTCAAAATTTAGTAGTTGAAGAGAAAGAATCCATTATACTGAATGCTCCAAAACAAACGTTTATCGTTCTTGACGACGATATTAATCTTCTGAACTTAACGAGCGGTGTTTTGAGACAGGAAAAACATGAGGTATTTTCTTTTAACAGTGCCGAAAAAGCTTTAGAAGCCATTGGAAGTACTCCTTTCGACTTTATTATCACTGACATACAAATGCCGGAAATGGATGGTTTTATGTTCTTGGAAAAACTCAAAAACAGCGGTTACTCCACTTTTAAAAACCAGCCCGTAATTGCTTTAACCGGAAGAACTGATCTGGATGCAGCAATTTATACCAAGGCAGGTTTTACCACGGTAATTCAAAAACCTTATTCCCCTAAAATACTGTTGGAGACGATTCATCTAATTTTGGAAAACGACACATTGCCCAATATTGACATTAACAAAGAGGAAGAAACGGTAAATTCAACATTGTATTCACTGGATACGCTGAAAGAGTTTTTAGGCGACGACAATGACGAACTAAAAGAAATCCTGAAAGCGTTTATTGAAAACAGTTCTGAGAATCTGAACGCTTTAGAAAATGCCTTCGAAGCAAAAAGCACGGTCGAAATTAACTTAATTGCGCATCGAATGGCTCCTATGTTTAAACAAATTCAAACACAAGAGATTAGTGAAATTTTAAAAGTTTTGGAAAGTACGAACCTTGACATTTCTGAAGTAGACAGTATACTGAACACCTTAAAATCTAAAACAAATATACTTTTTAACGCTTTACGACAAGAAATAGTTTAATCTATATTGTAATGCTTTAATTTATTGTAAAGTGTTTTTCTGGTAATCTTAAGTAATTTTGCTGCTTCCGATTTGTTATTTTGCGCTCTCGATAACGCCTGAATAATGGCCTCTCTTTCATTTTCAGATAACGAAAAATTATCATTAGAACTTGTTGGCTTTTGTATCTGAAAAAATTCTGCCGGCAGAACATCACTTTCGATAAATTCACCTTTGGACAACAACGTCGAACGTTTGACACAATTTTGCAATTCACGTAAATTTCCCGGCCAGTTGTAATTTTGAAAAATTGCAACTACTTCGGGTGAAAATCCAATCACCTCTTTGTTCAGCTGCTGGTTCGCTTTTTCGAGAAAATAATCGGCGAAAACCATCAAATCTTCCTCCCGCTCTTTTAAAGAAGGCGACAATATAGAAAACTCGTTGATTCTATGGTATAAATCCTCTCTAAAATCGCCGTTTTTTACTGCCTCACGCAAATCTTCATTCGTAGCGGTAATAATGCGAATATCGACGTTTATTTCTTTATTACTTCCAACAGGTTTAATTTTTCGTTCCTGAAGTGCTCTTAACAGTTGAATTTGATTCTCATAAGAAAGATTCCCAATTTCATCCAGAAAAAGCGTTCCGCCATTAGCTGCTTCAAAATAACCCATTTTGTCGCTGATAGCACCGGTGAAAGATCCTTTTAGATGTCCGAAGAATTCACTTGCTGCCAATTCTTTCGGAATAGCTCCGCAATCGACTGCAATAAAATTATTGTTTTTCCTTAAACTTTGCTGATGGATACTTTTGGCAATAATTTCTTTTCCTGTTCCACTCTCTCCAATAATTAAAACCGACATATCTGTCGGGCTTACCAATTGAATATGATCCAGAAGTTTTTTAGAAGCTATCGAAATCCCTTTTACAAATTCGTTTTCGGCAGTAGTTTGTTTTTTTGCGGTTTTCTTCTCTTTCACCACTACTTCATCCGTCTCCTCTTCTGAAGCTTTTAACGCATTTGTAATGACCAGTAAAACTTCATCAGGATTGAAAGGTTTCGAAATGTAATCGGCTGCGCCATTTTTGATCGCTTTCACTGCAGTATTAACATCAGAGTAGCCCGTCATCAAAATTACCGGAACTTGGGGGTATGCCATTTTAATTTCGGCCATAAGTCCGATACCATCAGAATCAGGTAAACGGAGATCTGTTAAAATCAAATCGAAAGATTCTTTTTTGATTGCAACTCTGGCTTCGGCAGCTGAGAAAGCAATAGCTACTTCGTATGTTTTTTTGATTAGAAATTTCTCTAATAATTTGCAGAACGAAATATCATCTTCTATCAGTAATATCTTTGGCATTTGTTTCTGAGGACTTTTTTGCTAAAATAATACTAATAAAATTGTCTTTTCACAAAATTATGTAAAAAAAAAGAGATTGCTTATCGCAATCTCTTTTTCACCAAAAACATAAATCTAAAATTCACCTAATTATATCTTCAACCAGTTGCCATTGACATCTGAAAAAACAGTAGCCTTTTGGTCCCCAACTGATATCTCAAGTTTATATTCCTTTTTTTCGTTTACCCAGGCTTTCGCAAGTTTTGCACCCGGATAAGCGGTTTGTAGTGCCGTTTTCACAGCAGCTGGTACAGCATCTGCAGCAACTTCTGTATATTCTGTCTGAACATTAACAGCAATTTTTATTTGCTCCTGAGAAACAACAGTATTCGCAGAAACGGATAAACTTCCTAAAACAACTGCTACTGATAAGGCTAACTTTTTCATATTATTCTTTTTTAATATTTCGGGGCAATGTCTCCTTTGTCATTTGTGAAAACAAAATGTTTCTCCTGATCAGCCCCCGAATTCAGTTCTAATTTGTACTGCTTTTTCGGATTTACATAAGCCTTTACAAGCTTCGAACCTGGAAAAGATTTTTCTAAAGTCGCTTTAACTTCAGCTGGAAGCGCTTCTGGTTTTATTTCCTTAAAATCGTCTTGAAATGTAACGACATTCAAAACTGATTTTTTTAATGTAGTCGCTTCTGCATTCGTTACTAAACCTCCTAAAATGATGACAGCTGATAAAATTAATTTTTTCATAAGTACTTGCTTTTTTTAATTACTATTAGCTGATAAAATTAGGCAATTATTTTTTAAGAATATTTCCGGAAGCATCTGTAAACACAGTGTATTTTTTATCTCCGCTGGAAATTTCCAATTTATACTCATCCTTCTCACTCTTATACGCTTTTTCAAGTTTTGTGTTAGGGAAAGATTTTTCGATTGTTGATTTAACTGCTGCCGGAACTGCATCCGCACTAATCTCTTTATATTCATCCTGAACAACTACAGCTTGAATGTCTGAAGTTTTCACTGTCGAAGTCGCTGCCTGAACGGATAAACCTCCAAGAACAATCGCTGCTGATAAAATTAACTTTTTCATAATAAATGGTTTTTATGGGTTACTAATCGTTATTTTTTAAGAATATTTCCGGAAGCATCTGTATAAACTGTAGATTTTTCTCCTCTAACGGTTATCTCTATTTTATACTCCTTCTTTGCATTTACATAAGCTTTGTCCAGTTTTACTCCCGGATAAGCATTGTCTAATGCGGTTTTGATCGCAGCCGGAACTGCATCAACTTCTTTATATTCATCCTGAACACTTACAGTTTTCACCAATAAACCTGTCATTGTTCCATTTCCTGCCTGCATAGACAAACTACCTAACACGATAGCTGCCGATAAGATTAACTTTTTCATAATGATCCTTTTTAATGGTTCTTATTAATTATTTTTTGATCCAGGTTCCATCTGCATTTGCATAAAGAGAGCCTACTTTGTCTCCTACTGTAACGCTCAGTTTGTACTCCGTTTTTTCATTTTTGTATGCTTTTGAAAGTATTGCATCCGGATACGCTTTTTTAAGAGCATCGA
It includes:
- a CDS encoding NAD(P)/FAD-dependent oxidoreductase, which gives rise to MELSYWELKNWFTNVDYTIVGSGIVGLHTALRLRERFPAAKILILEKGMLPQGASTKNAGFACFGSLSEIMEDLKIHSEEEVIRLVEKRWKGLQLLRKRLGDTAIDFKPYGGYELFLREDDLNFEECMARLPFVNEILKPLFKADVFAKEFDRFGFGSSHDYLIFNPFEAQIDTGNMMQELLRQAVAENILILNQQTLTAYSDLGSEVELVLNDFSFKSKKVLFATNGFAAQLTKGAVRPARAQVLITEPIANLAIKGTFHLDRGYYYFRNINDRILLGGGRNLDFETETTTEFGETKIVQNKLEDLLKNVILPNQDFRIAHRWSGIMGIGNSKNPVVTQLSENVFCGVRLGGMGVAIGSLIGTELADLI
- a CDS encoding S9 family peptidase; the encoded protein is MKKVLFTTLIMMSLNAIGQNVMSPELLWKLGRVSALGLSKDAKNVVFKVSTPSIEENKSSSKFYIIPVGGGTATEIKDTKEVLADKNVSPDGKFLVYNEEVKLEKVLGKDFYPKLDKSDAQIYDGLDYRHWDTWNEGKFNHVFYKENKEGAAGIDILKGENFDSPQKPFGGDEDYIWSPDGKSILYVCKKKAGTQYAISTNTDIYEYNLETQKTINRTEGNLGYDTAPQFSPTGNLTWLQMKRDGYEADKNDLIVEFKGIKTNLTANWDGTVDNFIWSKDGKNVYFVAPVDGTKQLFTVNFPGLTRIAIQVRQLTNGDFDVNDLVGFAGDDIIVTRNDMNHAPEIYSFNLKKNTWKQISNVNTETYKTIAPSKTEKRYVTTTDGKKMLVWVILPPNFDASKKYPTLLFCQGGPQSALTQSYSFRWNFSLMAAKGYVVVAPNRRGMPGHGVEWNEQISKDWGGQVMDDYLSAIDDVSKESYVDKSRLGCVGASYGGYSVFYLAGIHKNRFKTFIAHDGVFNTVSMLGTTEEVFFNNWDFGGPYWEKDNAAAQKSYTVFNPATMVQNWNRPILIFQGGKDFRVPIGQGQEAFQAAQLRGLKSRFVYFPDENHWVLHPQNAQVWQGEFFKWLNETL
- a CDS encoding ATP-binding protein, producing MESKKSYMPIKVLFSYIALLGLVVTVGWFLYSENVVYNKLESKIAFEKTKILKVSKLFSNVYKTESLARKTIQTNSEDDFKNYLIETDSLKSRIDTLKQIVTTQYQKTLLDSVTYLLSEKTKNIKQLKTIKNKADDEVSVNTAIDEITKMEFKLRKLELQDFNKNPNQLGSYQRNVLQKYVDYLNQNIPDDSTNTLSKQASDSILANSKKLLSNVKLKAEKKKESLNFEENKLLKNEIAISEQLRKVLRIIEREIIINSIKNNSLKEKSLKKVNDIVTASAIIGLVLTLFFSILIVSDYSKSQVYKKKLEIANFKTKNLLKSREQLISTVSHDLKTPLSTIVGYSELLGNSEVNSKQSYFIKNIKNSSEYITQLVQDLLDFSQIEAGKITIEKVPFLLPEIIDGVAKSIQTVYKQKNIDLIINVDEKLNARIVGDPFRLKQILSNIIGNAYKFTEEGFIKISAYTTENNDFFVVSIQDSGIGIEKGNQKLVFEEFAQANEGIEKKYGGTGLGLSICQKIISILGGSLSLESTFGKGSTFQIQLPLLFDNSQNLVVEEKESIILNAPKQTFIVLDDDINLLNLTSGVLRQEKHEVFSFNSAEKALEAIGSTPFDFIITDIQMPEMDGFMFLEKLKNSGYSTFKNQPVIALTGRTDLDAAIYTKAGFTTVIQKPYSPKILLETIHLILENDTLPNIDINKEEETVNSTLYSLDTLKEFLGDDNDELKEILKAFIENSSENLNALENAFEAKSTVEINLIAHRMAPMFKQIQTQEISEILKVLESTNLDISEVDSILNTLKSKTNILFNALRQEIV
- a CDS encoding sigma-54-dependent transcriptional regulator codes for the protein MPKILLIEDDISFCKLLEKFLIKKTYEVAIAFSAAEARVAIKKESFDLILTDLRLPDSDGIGLMAEIKMAYPQVPVILMTGYSDVNTAVKAIKNGAADYISKPFNPDEVLLVITNALKASEEETDEVVVKEKKTAKKQTTAENEFVKGISIASKKLLDHIQLVSPTDMSVLIIGESGTGKEIIAKSIHQQSLRKNNNFIAVDCGAIPKELAASEFFGHLKGSFTGAISDKMGYFEAANGGTLFLDEIGNLSYENQIQLLRALQERKIKPVGSNKEINVDIRIITATNEDLREAVKNGDFREDLYHRINEFSILSPSLKEREEDLMVFADYFLEKANQQLNKEVIGFSPEVVAIFQNYNWPGNLRELQNCVKRSTLLSKGEFIESDVLPAEFFQIQKPTSSNDNFSLSENEREAIIQALSRAQNNKSEAAKLLKITRKTLYNKLKHYNID
- a CDS encoding PepSY-like domain-containing protein, whose protein sequence is MKKLILSAAIVLGGLSVQAATSTVKTSDIQAVVVQDEYKEISADAVPAAVKSTIEKSFPNTKLEKAYKSEKDEYKLEISSGDKKYTVFTDASGNILKK